GTTGCCGGTGAAGAGCTCGGCGCCGGCCACGACGACAAGGATGAGCCCGAGGCTGAACGCGCCGCCGCCCAGCAGGCGTGTCGGCCCGAACCCGAGCGTCGACCCGCTCATCACGACGCTCGACAGGAGGGCGCCGAGGGCGATGAACGCGCCGGCGAGGACGGCGAGGACGCCGGTGCTGACGGCATCGCGCCGGCCCTTGGTGACGCCGACGTCGCGGACGCGGCGGGCGATCTCTTCGGGCGTGTAGGCGTCGAGGGTCGGGTCGGCGGACATGAGGCTCCCGATGTGCGCGACGGTCCATGTGAACGGCGGCGCCCAACCAGCCACAGGCCGCTGCATCGCGACCGGGTGCGCCGGACCCAAGTCCGGCACGCTACCTTACCTCCCTCGAACGATCGGCGTCAATCCCTTGCCTGGCGCGACGGGTGGCGTCCGTTGACCGCGGCGCGGCCATGGGTCAAACTTCCGCCCCATCCCCACCAGCCTGTCGATGACCTGAACCCAAAATAGGGGCAAGCCATGGACGGCGCCAGAGCCGGAATCGCGATCGAGCCGATCTTCGATCACCTTGACGTCCTGCCGATCGCGCTGGCCGTCGCGGCCGTCGCGCTCACTGTGACCGTCGGTCGCGCCGTCGTTCGACCGCAAGTCGGAGGGGGGGGCGCCCTCCGCTCGCTGCGCGCCCTCGGCAACCGCCGCTTCACCCTCCTGTGGATCGGCCAAACGGTCTCGCGGATCGGCGACTACGTGTACGAGATCGTCCTGGCGTGGTGGATCCTCGAGCTCACCGGCTCGGGCGCGGTGATGGGTTCGGTACTGATCGTCTCCTTCTTGCCCGTGGCGCTCTTCACGATCATCGGCGGTGCGGTCGTCGACCGGGTGTCGCGGTTGGGCGTCATGCTCGTCAGCGACGTCGTGCGGGCGGTGGCGGTGCTCGGGGTGGCGGCGTGGGCCTACGCTGGGCACCTCGAGCTCTGGCCAATCTACGCCCTCGGGCTGCTGTTCGGTGTGGGCAACGCGTTCTTCGGCCCGGCCTACTTCGCGCTCGTGCCCGAGCTCGTGGACGAAAAGGACCTGCCGAGCGCAAACGCGCTGACGAGCATGAGCTTCCAGCTGGGCCGCATCGCCGGGCCGGTGATCGGCGGGCTGATCGTGGCGGCGGGCGGGACCGAGCTCGGGCTGCTGCTGAACGGTCTGTCGTTCGTCGTCGCGGCGGCGTTCCTGGTGCCGCTGATTGGGCGGATGCGGCGGGTGGCAACGCCGGACGCGACGGCGGACGCGACGACGGACGCGACAGTCGAGCCTGCAACAGCGCTCGTCGTTCAGCCCGGCAGCGATGCGACGGCGATGATCCGGGACGCCCTCGAGCCGGCGATCGCCGAGGTGGGCAGCGGCGACGGCGACGGTGTCCTCGTCGTCGGCAGCGGCGGCGACGGCAGCGACGGCGGCGGGGGAATCGACGGCTCGCAACGTCCGCATTGGCTGGACGACGTGCGCGAAGGCTACGCCGTCGTCGCCGGCTCGCCGATCGTGCGGACCGGGATCCTCGTGAACGCAGTGGCGGCGGCCTGCCTGGTCGGGCCGTTCGTCGTGGCGATGCCGTTCCTCGTCGACGAGCGGTTCGACGGCGACCCGCGCGTGTTCGGCTTCCTGCTGGCGTTCTTCCCGATCGGCTTCGTGCTCGGCAGCCTGTGGGGTGGGCGGCACGACAAGCTGCCCCACCGCGGGCGGATCATGTACGGCGGCATCGCGCTGGCGGCGGCGATGCTGGCGCTGTACGGCCTGCCGGTGCCCCTGTACGTGCTGGCCGCGGCGGCGCTCGTCAACGGCTTCTGCCTCGAGCTGACGGGCCTGGCGTGGGTCGGTCTGCTCCAGGACCACATCCCGGGCGACAAGCTCGGCCGCGCGGCCAGCTTCGATCAGCTGGCGGGCTTCATCACCGTCCCGATCGCGTTCGCCGCGGCCGGTTGGGCGACGGACCTGTACGGCGCGGCGCCGACGTTCCTGGTGGGCGGGTTGTTGGCGGCGGTGTTGGCGGTGGGGGCGCTGGCGATACCGGCGGTGTGGCGGGCGTCGTAATCCCGCGCGTACGTTCGACCCGATCCCGCGTCGTTCGCGACGATGGGCACCCACAAGGGGTGCCCCTACGGGGTGATTCCGAGATCCGCCAACAACCGCCCCAGAAACGCCGCGTCCCCGAACCGCGCCTCGCCCGCCGTCGTGTCGATCTGCGATCCGGTCTGGCGGACGGCGACGATGCCATGCTCGTCGAGCACGTACAGCCGCTGGATGCCGGCGCCCTTGGCGGCGACGACGCGGGCGGGCCGGCCGGGGGCCGGGCGGTCGAGGTCCGTGAGGAGCCACCACGTCAGGCCGTACGTCGGGCGGACGTCGCTGCCGATGAAGCACTCAGCCAGCAGGTCCGCGCGCACGAGCTGGCGGCCGTTCCATCGGCCGTGCTGGCGGACGAAGTCGCCGAACTTGATCCACTCATCGGCCGTGAACTGGGCGCCGGAGGGCAGGCGCGGCATGCCGTCCGTGCCGCGGCGCCAGACGTCGTAGCGGGCGCCGATGGGCTCGAGAATGCGGGCGTCGAGGTAGGCGAGCGGGTCGGCATATCGCCCCTGGAGCTTGCGGCGCATGAACTCGCCGAAGGCTTGGTACGGGACGGGGCCGTACTCGAACGTCGTGCCGGGATCGGACGTCGCCGGCGCCGCAATCGCTTCGGCGTACGTCGGGACGTTGCCGACGGCGCCTGCGTCGAGGCCGCTCGTGAGGCTGAGGAGGTGGCGGACGGTGATCTTGGACTTGCGCGGATCGCCCTGCCACTCCGTGACGGTGCCGGCGACGACCTCGTCCCAGCCGGTGAGGATGCCGTCCTCGATGGCGGCGGCGGCCATCACGCCGCTGAAGCTCTTTGTGCCGCTGGCCAGGGCGTTGGCTTGGTCGGGCGAGCCACCGTTCGGGTAGTCGGCGCAGACGGGCACGCCGTCGCGGGTGACGTAGAGGGAGACGCCGTCGGCGGCGGCGCTGTAGGCGGCGGCTTGGGGGCAGGCGGCGGAGGTGAGGGGGGGCGACGTCGGGGCGGCGGCGGGTGGCGTGGCGGTGCGGGTCGCGGCGGTGGCGGTGGGCCACCGCGTGGCGGTCGGCGACGGCCGGGCGGTGGTGGGCAAGCGTGTGGCGGCCGGCGGCGTCTGCGCCAGTTCGGTTGCGCGCTCGCCCGCGAACGGACTTGTGGGTTCGGCGCCGGCGTGGGCGATGGGGAGCCAGAGGCGAGCGTCAGCGTGGGTGGATGTCGGCCCGGCGACGGGCGTCGGGGTCGATGTCGGCACGTCGGCGATGGGCTGGCGCGCCTCGAGCGTTCGGCAGGCGGCGCCGGCGCAGGTGTGAAGTTCGCGCACCCAAGCCGATTGCACCGCGAGGAGTTCCTCGTGGGCGGTCGCGGCGAAGTTGTCCAGTTGGTGGGGGTCGGCGTTGTTGTCGTACAGCTCACGCTCGCCGGTGGCGTGTTCGATGTACGTAAGGCGCGAGGTGCGGAGGGCGATGTAGGTGGCGGAGGAGACTTGGGCGGCGGAGGAGGTGCGCGAGAGGCCGAGGAGACCGTCGGGGCGCGACGGCCTAAGGCCCTCTCCCCCCGACCCACTCCCCCAAGTCTGGGGGAGGGGGAGGATGCTTAGCGGCGATAGGCCAGGACGTTCTTGGCTTCGGGCAATCTGATCGCCGTCCGGCGGCTCGAAGAGGCCGGCGCGGGCGCTGGCGACATCGCCGTCCCGTCGGGCGACGGCCGTCGCTTCGACGCCCCGCTCGTTCTCGAACGGGTACTGTTCGACGAGGAACGCTTGGCGCCACGTGCCCGGCGCGGGAATCCCGTCGATATCGTCCCTCAGGTACGGCGCAAACGAGCGCCCGTCGACGAAGTCCGGCACGGCCGCGCCCCCCAGCTCGGCCAGCGTCGGTGCGATGTCGACGTTGCCGGCGAGGACGTCGTCGACGACGGTGCCCGCAGCGATGCCGGGACCGCGGATGTAGAACGGGACGTGGATGTCCTCTTCGTAGGCGGTCTGCTTGCCCTGCGGCAGGCGGTGCTGGCCGATGTGAAAGCCGTTGTCGGAGGTGAAGATGACGTACGTGTTGGCGAGTTCGCCGCTGGATTCGAGGGTGGCGATCAGGCGGGCGACCATCTCGTCGACGGCCATCATCGATAGGACACGGTTGCGGTAGAGCTCGTCACCCGTGGTCATCTGGCGCGCATTGAGGGGCGGGCGGGCGGCGAGGGCGGCGGGCTTGTCGGAGACGTCGGCTTCGTTGTACGAGCCGCCGCGGGGCGCCTTGAGGTCGGGGAGGAGAGCGGCGTGGCGGGGGGCCGGGTCGGCGGGGGCGTGCGGGGCGTAGGGAGTGATGAAGGCGAAGAACGGCGCTTCGGCGGGAGCGGCGGCGGCGATGAAGGCGTCGGCCTTGGCGGCGAGGACGTCGGTGATGTGGTCGGCGGGCGTGCGGCCGTAGCGGACGAGCGTGCCGTTCTCGTTGAGGGTGTAGTTGTAGGAGCCGTACGGGTTGCCGGCGGCCGGGCTGAACCACTCCGACCAGCCGGCCGGGATGTGCGTGTCGTCGCCGACGAGCGGGTAGCCGTTGATGTACTTGCCGATGAGGGCGGTGCGATAGGACGCCGCCTGCAGCCACGTCGCCAGCGTGGACGACTCGAGGCCGAGCGGCACCATCCGCTCGTAGCCGCCGGTCGCGCCGCCGTTCGTGTAGACGCCGTGGTTGTGGGTGTACTGGCCGCGGAGGTAAGTCGTGCGCGACGGGCAGCAGAGGGAGTCCGTCACGTAGTAGTCGTCCAGCGTCGCGCCCTCGTCGGCGATCAGGCGGTGGATGTTCGGCGCGTACTCGCGCGCCATCGTGCCGAGGTCGGTGTCGAGGTCATCGGCCAGGATGAGGACGATGTTCGGCGAAGGAGCAGTCTGAGCCGCCGACGTCGTTGTGATTGCTGATGTCGTTCGCGCCACCGACCCGGCCAGGGCGAGCACGACGGTACCCAATCCGAAGCCAATCAAACGTCGAGTGGCGGGCATGTCCGTCACCTCAAACTCGGGGGGCGCGGGGGGCGCCGTGCGGTTGAGGGAGAGAACGCGCGGGCGGAGCGGTGGTTAGATGGCGTTCGGCCGCACTCGGATCACAAGCTCCGGGCGGTCGTACTCGTTCACCCGCCGCGCATCGGGCGGAATCGCCATGTTGCTGCTCCGGAATCTCCACATGGAATCGTGACAGGAAGCCACATTGTGTCGGGTAAGCACTCCACATTGCTTTACCGCCATCCACCACGTTGCGTTCCTGAAGCCGCGACCCCGCCGTTCCCGCAACCTCACCGCTCCCTCCGCCCCTCCCCCGCCCGCCGCGCCGCCCGCGCCGCCGGCCGCTTCGCGCCCTCGTCCCACCGGAGGATCGTCGACACCGCTTCAGCCCCCCCACCCGATCGCCCGTGCCGCCGCCCCGCCGACGGCGACCGCGCCCACGCCCAGCACGACGTTCGCCGCGCCGTTCGCCGCGGCCCGCGACACCGCACCGCTGTTCAGGAACGCCACCGTCTCGACCCCGAAGGCCGAGAACGTCGTGAACCCGCCGAGCACGCCGACCAGCACGAACAGCCGTGCCCCCTCCGCCCCCAAGCCCCGCGACGCGATCGCCGTCACGAACGCCCCGGCGCAGAAGCAGCCGAGCACGTTGACCGCCAGCGTCCCGTACGGCAAGCCGCTGCCGAACGCACGCGTGGCGGCGCTGGATAGGGCATAGCGCGCCATCCCGCCGAGCGCGGCGCCGGCGGCGACGAGGAGGTACCGCTGCAATTCGCACCCTC
Above is a window of Candidatus Avedoeria danica DNA encoding:
- a CDS encoding sulfatase-like hydrolase/transferase yields the protein MLALAGSVARTTSAITTTSAAQTAPSPNIVLILADDLDTDLGTMAREYAPNIHRLIADEGATLDDYYVTDSLCCPSRTTYLRGQYTHNHGVYTNGGATGGYERMVPLGLESSTLATWLQAASYRTALIGKYINGYPLVGDDTHIPAGWSEWFSPAAGNPYGSYNYTLNENGTLVRYGRTPADHITDVLAAKADAFIAAAAPAEAPFFAFITPYAPHAPADPAPRHAALLPDLKAPRGGSYNEADVSDKPAALAARPPLNARQMTTGDELYRNRVLSMMAVDEMVARLIATLESSGELANTYVIFTSDNGFHIGQHRLPQGKQTAYEEDIHVPFYIRGPGIAAGTVVDDVLAGNVDIAPTLAELGGAAVPDFVDGRSFAPYLRDDIDGIPAPGTWRQAFLVEQYPFENERGVEATAVARRDGDVASARAGLFEPPDGDQIARSQERPGLSPLSILPLPQTWGSGSGGEGLRPSRPDGLLGLSRTSSAAQVSSATYIALRTSRLTYIEHATGERELYDNNADPHQLDNFAATAHEELLAVQSAWVRELHTCAGAACRTLEARQPIADVPTSTPTPVAGPTSTHADARLWLPIAHAGAEPTSPFAGERATELAQTPPAATRLPTTARPSPTATRWPTATAATRTATPPAAAPTSPPLTSAACPQAAAYSAAADGVSLYVTRDGVPVCADYPNGGSPDQANALASGTKSFSGVMAAAAIEDGILTGWDEVVAGTVTEWQGDPRKSKITVRHLLSLTSGLDAGAVGNVPTYAEAIAAPATSDPGTTFEYGPVPYQAFGEFMRRKLQGRYADPLAYLDARILEPIGARYDVWRRGTDGMPRLPSGAQFTADEWIKFGDFVRQHGRWNGRQLVRADLLAECFIGSDVRPTYGLTWWLLTDLDRPAPGRPARVVAAKGAGIQRLYVLDEHGIVAVRQTGSQIDTTAGEARFGDAAFLGRLLADLGITP
- a CDS encoding MFS transporter, with protein sequence MDGARAGIAIEPIFDHLDVLPIALAVAAVALTVTVGRAVVRPQVGGGGALRSLRALGNRRFTLLWIGQTVSRIGDYVYEIVLAWWILELTGSGAVMGSVLIVSFLPVALFTIIGGAVVDRVSRLGVMLVSDVVRAVAVLGVAAWAYAGHLELWPIYALGLLFGVGNAFFGPAYFALVPELVDEKDLPSANALTSMSFQLGRIAGPVIGGLIVAAGGTELGLLLNGLSFVVAAAFLVPLIGRMRRVATPDATADATTDATVEPATALVVQPGSDATAMIRDALEPAIAEVGSGDGDGVLVVGSGGDGSDGGGGIDGSQRPHWLDDVREGYAVVAGSPIVRTGILVNAVAAACLVGPFVVAMPFLVDERFDGDPRVFGFLLAFFPIGFVLGSLWGGRHDKLPHRGRIMYGGIALAAAMLALYGLPVPLYVLAAAALVNGFCLELTGLAWVGLLQDHIPGDKLGRAASFDQLAGFITVPIAFAAAGWATDLYGAAPTFLVGGLLAAVLAVGALAIPAVWRAS
- a CDS encoding CrcB family protein, whose amino-acid sequence is MQRYLLVAAGAALGGMARYALSSAATRAFGSGLPYGTLAVNVLGCFCAGAFVTAIASRGLGAEGARLFVLVGVLGGFTTFSAFGVETVAFLNSGAVSRAAANGAANVVLGVGAVAVGGAAARAIGWGG